AATCAcctctggttgagaaccactggtttaaatGAGCCAGCTAAGAGCTATTGCTGAGATCAGATATTTTCACAGGCGACTAGGTCATAAGGACAGACAAATCAGGTCACCCAAGATCTATTCAGGTCAGGCACGAGGTTGCAGAGCCCAGGGAGTTGTGAGGGAACCCTTAGGACCAAGTCAGAAGTTAGTCTAACCCTTCAGCCTGTCTCCTTTTGGTTAGATGATGATGGCAAGACTAGCAGAGTTGCATGCAGGGATAAGCACACTTAGAGCCACTGTGGTACAGCAGCCCAGACCAGCCAGAAAGAGCCTGGGATTCTGAGGTGTGGGTTTAGGCCTACTCCGTCCCCTCTTGTTTACCCAGTGTAGTCATCTCTAGCTGAagtaaaggaagaggaagaactgATCTTGGTTTTGACAAATTCTCGGCTTTGTAATCCACAcgactttaaaatgtttcttgttCTCTTCAGATCAAGATCAAATTCTTGTTATATGAGGCAATAAAATTTTCCATACCTATTTTATACAAAGTAACTTGTACAGATTACTACAAAGCAGTAATTTGTAGGATTATTGCATTTTGATCAGAGAGGCAATAATTCTTTCAGCTCCGAGGAGGAAGAGTTTGCTTGAAATGGAGGTTGGAGATTGCAGATAGTCATACCTAGATAACAGTTTAACTCATGGCAGAAATATTCAGACAGTTCATTGGCGCTGAGTGTAGTTATGTGATAATGCTTTAGGCCAgggctactcaaagtgtggtccctatGCCAATAACATTACCATCTTCTTTGTGCTTGTTACAAGTGCAGAATCCCAGGTTTGCCCAGACCTACTACATCAGAGCTTTTACCTGCTTTCCTGGCATTGGGAATGCAAACTATAATTGATCAAATACTATCTTGGACAAGTTTTTGAACCCTTCCCTGTTGTAACAGGTGCCTCTTGGTGCCAGCATGGAAGGAATATGCAAGTGGTCCAGTCACACTATCTGTAAttccattcttttgtttccttttaaaacattttaaaatttagtaagtTGATTCCGCTGTTAAAGTCATTTCATGTAAAGGTGATAGATTCAAAGGAAAGTCATTCCCAGTCTTCTGTACTTTTAACTATTGGAAGTAACATTCCATATGACACATTCCACAGCTGATTGACACATGTCAATGCTTCTATTGAGAGTCACTGGTAAGGGGAAGGCAGCTCTCCaatgcattttttgttgttgttgtttttgttctgtgtgtgtctgtttttttaaacacatgtgcttatagcagctttattcataattgccaaaaactgtaAACAAACCAAGTATCCTTTATTGAATGATGTAAAACAAGTTGGTACATCAATACGATGAAAAACTACTCGCCATTAAAAGCAACGGCGTAGATCTCAAAGGCACTATGCCAAGTAAAGGAAGGCAGCCTCTGGGTTACATCATGTATGATCCTGtctatgtgacattctggaaagggcAGCAGGGACAGAGAACAGATGAGTGTTTGGAAGAGGAGGGGTGGGGTAACAAAGGGGAAGCATGAGGGGATTTTTAGATGATAGAACTGCCCTGTGTCCTGATTGTGGTGGTAGATACATTAATCTATACAAGTGTTACAACTCAGAGCTGTACATCCAAAAAGTTACGAtgcaaaaaagttttatttaaatccCCACATTTATGATGTTTAgaattctaaaaaatgaaaaaaaaattcaaataaactcattaaaaatggtttaaaagaAATTTTCCATCTAGTTTTCTGCCAGAAAAGTTGTTCTGTGGGGGCTCTGCCAAACCAGCCCTAGTGTTCTGTGGGCCTATtctatctgtaaaacaggatCAGTCTAGAAtggtgattttctttatttttcaccaGCTCCCTCAAGTTGCATCCCTGGGTGCTCCCTCTGTGACAGTGGGGTGAGGGTAGGTTTGGAGAGAAAAGGGCATTTGGCCTCCAGTGGGCTCTGGAGCCACAGTTCTATGTCAAGCTGagcagttttgcttttgtttgttttatatgttgTTTGTTGAAAACCTCTGGATTAGAATAGCTGATCTTGAGCCAGATCCTCAGGCACTGAGGAGATTTGAACAGTTCTGGATTTCAAAGCCCGCTGGTGGAGCCCACTTATTTGTCCCTTTAACACTTCAATGCAGTTTTCTCTATTCTTTGATTAAATGGAGAGAAACCATGGTACAGATATTTCAAAGTCCTGTGTTTCTCACACgaaaatgtatgtttttttaaTCTAATAAACACACTTGAATCTAACGTTGTCTAAATTGTGAATATAGCCCACAGTTTACTTCCATTTGGCACTCAGTGTATTCTGAcagatttccttagggatatgtTTAAAATTAGCTTGTAGTGTATTTGCGTAATGAAATTTGAAGTATTAATGAGTAGTGTAAACATCCTTCAGCATGAGAAGTAATctgttttcaaataattaaaacagcGAATACAGTATGCAAAAACAGATTCGGATATAATATCAAAAATGCGTGGAACTTTTgctgacaaagaaaagaaaaaggaaaagaaaaaagccaaaactGTGGAACAGACTGCAACAACCACAAGCAAAAAGCCTGGCCAGGTAAGAAAGACCAAAAAAGTTCCTGTTTGTATTAGTGTTAAAAACTTGATAGATGCTTGTCTTATAGGTGAGAATGATCTTAGGCTTGTCTGTATATGTGCATAAATGTGTGTTTAAAAGGTGGTTTTAAGAAGCTAGAATGGTTGACTTATAAAATTCAgtattaagaaacaaaatataaacctTAACATGCAGATTTATATTAAGCAGTTTTAAATTTGCATGGCATTTAATTCCATCATTCTCTATAATGTGTTAATACCTTTTGGTTTATTTCTCAAGTTTTGCTGCCTATAAATAATACTGTAGTTATTATCTTTAATCATGAGTACTTCACTCAAAGTGtctttctggccgggcgcagtggctctctcttgcctgtaattccagcactttgggaggccgaggcaggtggatcacgaagtcaggagatcgagaccatcctggctaacacggtgaaaccccgtctctactaaaaatacaaaaaaaattagccgggcttggtggcgggtgcctgtagtcccagctactctggaggctgaggcaggagaatggcctgaacctgggaggcggagcttgcagtgagccgagatcgtgccactgaactccagcctgggcgatagagcgagactccgtctcaaaaaaaaaaaaaaaaaacccaaaaacccccccaaaaaaaaaaaaaaagtgtctttctTTGAACAATTCAgtaatacaaaatttaatttggAATATCAGATAAAAGTGAAATTAACTGCTGGGCgccatgatggctcatgcctataatcccagcactttgggaggctgaggtgggtggctcacctgaggtcaggagttcaagaccagcctggccaacatggtgaaaccccatctctactaaaaatacaaaaaattagccggccatggtggtggatgcctgtaatcccagctactcaggaggcttgaagcaggagaatctcttgaacccgggaggcagaggttgcagtgaggtgagattatgccattgcactccagcctgggcgacaagagcaagactccatctcaaaaaaaaaaaaaaagtgaaattcacCAAAAAGTAATTACTTCTGGATTGAAAGTGATTAAAATTCAGTTTTACTAAATGACCTATGtccagttgtttttgtttttaaaagtaagacTGGACCTTGGTTTTCTCTTACATATTTCTCCATAATTTTAAAGCTAAGaggttaaattttataatatactaTTTAAAGTTTAGGGCTAGCCTTAACAAAAATAACCAACAAATTAAGAACATGAGTGTTTGAGTCAGTGTTAAGATATAAattcttaaagtaaaattaaatggaGTAAGGATATCTGTTggaattaatgttattttttattgcagtaattataaatataaatacctgCTGCATTTTTGGAGGGATTGGATATTTAAACTCTTCCTATTTCTTTTGCTTAGGGAACTCCAAATTCAGCTAATACCCAAGGAAATTCAACACCAAAtcctcaggtaattttttttccatgtcgTGCTTACCTTAAAATAAGATTGTAAAAATTACAGCAGTGGTATAAAACAATTTGcatgtctccaaaaacaaaatgaTTGCATCTACAAGACACAGTGTGTTAAATTGTCTGCCACTGTAATGTAAAAACTCACTCCTGAAgaacattttaattcttttttagagAGAGAAAACGACACCTgactttatttcttgttttccataatgaatcAATGACAGAATCAAAATGACAGACTGTAAACTCTGAGGGCTGGGAGCAAACATTTTGGTTTTCTCTGCAGTACCTAAAGCTTTACACAGTTGCATGGGTGAGGGTAACTGGCAGGGTCAGGGGCTCTCTTCCATTCCAGTTGGTTGAAACACTACAGTGTTCTCTGGAGACTCACACACTCTTTGGGCACATAGTTTTATAGTTACCTTTGCTGTCACTTcctgaacacaaacaaatttcagccttttttttttaagcctcctTGTACAAATGTTTTAGAAACTCCGCTTTAAATCTCCCCATGATGTCCCTCAAAGAGAAAGCCTCAGTAATGTGCTGAtggtttcatactttttttttccggATGCCGAGGTCTGGCAAGATCCTTAAATCCATAGAATTCTCTGTACCACTGAGGTTTTTCTCCTCTTGTTTTAAGTTACTTGGATTTTTCATCTCCTCCGCATTTATAGTCCAGTTCACAAATGCCAGCACTTAATCCTCTAAGCCTTGAGTTGTTCACTAATTGTTTTTTATActtgctcttttctcttttatgacAGTAGCCTGAAGACAGAGCTCTTTTCTTATATACAAGACTCTTTCTTTAGTTCCCCATAACCTCTGGGTGGGATATCAAATGAGTAATATCTAATAAACTAAGTGTTTGTTACTGCTTGTTTTTATGTAACTAGATGCTGTGTATATCTCATTTATTtgccaaaaataagtaaattaaaagtcCCTAAGCAGTGGTTCTCGGTGGTAATCTTTGtagttccaatttttttttttttttttttttttagtatgctGGGAAGTAGTAACAGTACAGAGGAATTGAGTATCTGAGTGATACTGAGTATGGTAACCAGCTACGGAGGGGTGACATTGCTGGCCATCTCTAATTTTGTTAAGATCTTTGATTATGTTATCCAGGTGACAAAATTCTCCAATCAGGACTCACCTCCAGAAGCTTAAAACATAATTGTTTGATATACTGTTAAACACTTAAGAGATttgtaattttccagacttttaatGTCTTTACTTGAATGTCTGCCTTGCTTAGTTACTGTAAGGTTTTGATTTATTTCTCCAGTGTCattgtttttcagctttattgttTGATATAGTAAGATTTCACATGCCTAGCTTACGATGCTGTTTAAACTTACAAGCTAACTttgcctttttactttttaataggtCCCTGATTACCCTCCAAACTATATTTTATTCCTTAATAACTTACCAGAAGAGACTAATGAGATGATGTTATCCATGCTGTTTAATCAGTAAGTTTTTTCATAAATAAGTCTGTTTCTGAGAGCTTCCTCACAGGACAAGTAGTACTTCCATGGGTTGAATCCATTTATCACACAGCAGTAATTCCTTACAGGTTCATTGATTTGGTTTGGGATGAATCATGAATTGAAGCCAATTTGctgatttagcaaataaaaagcTAAATTTCCTCTAATGTTTGAATTCTTAACTCTGATTGATGTAATAACAAAGCTTtgatataatataaaatagaattagTTTATTCTTGCAGTTCTTCCATGGTATTAATTACATTTTAGGCTCTTCTGTCTACTCAGTATTCTTGGTTAGGGTATGGTTATTTTTCTTGGACTAGTATTAGGAAGTTGCTTAACAAATTTTAACACAAAGCAAACATTTATGTACTTGTTGTATAcatgaattgtttttcttctttacagGTTCCCTGGCTTCAAGGAAGTACGTCTGGTACCAGGGAGGCATGACATTGCTTTTGTTGAATTTGAAAATGATGGGCAGGCTGGAGCTGCCAGGGATGCTTTACAGGGATTTAAGATCACACCGTCCCATGCTATGAAGATCACCTATGCCAAGAAATAACATTTGGGATAGTCGTCTTTAAAGAACTTGGTGTTATTTATAGCGTTTGTTTTGATAACATTTGGCTGGGTCATTTTAATAGTTAGAGATTAGGGGGAGTAAAAGTGAAATATTTGTGAAGGACTTAAATTATCCAGTGTTTCTTTAGCCTTGGTGAACTGTGAAATACGAAGGCCTTAATTTtgtacaataaaattttatttgtattctgtGTATATAATGCTTTCTTTATTGACCCATTGCCCTATCATCAAATGACTTCTAGTCTAGAACACACTTAAGGTTTATAAAATTGTGTAATAGGATGCTTTTCTAGTGTTATTTTGGAGGAGCTAATGATACAACATCATTGAACCATTCTAATAAAAGTTCAGTAGAATTAGATCACAGAAGCTAGTAAATGACTGTTGTATTAATGGTAACAATGATTGTTTTGGgtattagaagaaaatgagacCCGGGCAGGATCTAAATTTCATCTTTGTATCCTTTTAagaaatgaatatattattttgctGGTAGTAGGGATTCCACAAGTTTTCTTCATTCAGTATTAAATAAAGGCTGTGCTTACTGTTTactgagaaaacagaaagagaatgCTGTCTTTACACTTTGCATTTAATGCTCTTTCCTTCATGAGGCAGGACTGTTCTAAGGTTAATACGCAACCTCTTTATTGAAAGACCTCCAGGGTAAAAATTTTATGATctgtagtcttttttttcccccttaagacAAATAGACTGATTAATAAAGAAGTTGCCAGTGCTAAGCTTGCTACTTCTTTGTAATTCTTAAACACCAATGTTCATTTCCACCAATGTTCCAAAGCCCATTTTCTTTAGCTTTTGATTTATATTTAAGGCTATTGATTCAGTCCTCTGCTGAATAAACCATGGATATCTCCAGAAGTGGACAATTTGTTTTTACAAGTATGGAACATATtaatagtaacaacaacaaaaaagaaaacagtacttATTTTTCTGGTGTTCCTGTTTTAGTATTCCTTGAACAAAACCTTTATCACTTGGAATTTTTATTGTCTACTTATGGAAAGACTGCTTTTATGTAGACAGTATCACATCACTCTTATGCAtacataaagaggaaaaaaaatgtttcctgtaACTTTGTCTCACATTAATCTGACTCTtctgaataactttttaaaatccagttgTCAAGCTCCTgtacttttgtaaaatatattaacagTGAATTACTAGAAAATGGGCCATGCTCTTGTATATTACAGTGATGTCAATTGCTGATAAATTTTCTAACTGCTTACTCTCGGATACCGTACTTGTCTAAGAACTGAAAATAATTAGACTGATCCTGTGCCCAGGCCTGGCCATGCTTTGAGTGGCTGTATTGGAGCAGAAAGGCCAGGGTGGCTCGCCTGGGGTGAGAATGAGGGGGGTGAATAGTAAGAGGGGTCGTGTAGGTCTTCTTAAGGATTTGCTTATACTCTGAGTGAAATGGGGAACtattttagagaatttttttaaagtgggttAGAATTTATGTACAATAAAGTTCACCCATGTTAGTGTTCCATTTGATGAGTTTGAGCAATTGTATATAGTCATGTGATAATCAGTACAGAGcattccatcacccccaaaagttcCCTTGTACCCCTTTTCAGTCAATCTATTCCCCCCTACCCTTGGCCCTAGTCAactactgatctgctttctgtcccaACAGTTTTGCCCTGTCTGGATTGCTTTGGAAATGTAGCTACTGTTGCCTATATCAGCAGTTCCACCAAtgaatgggcatttgggttctcCAATTTGAGGCTATTAAGAAAGTGGCTATGAAAATTTACATAAAAGTCTGGGCATATGTTCTGTTAGATTTCAAGCAGAAGAGTGATAAGTTAGTTTGATAcaatttctaatttatataaaagttGCAGAAATAGTACACAGAACTCTCATAAACACTTCAAGTTAATCACTAATGTTTCTAGGCTTCTGGGCCATTTGAGGTGGTGGTTACATTGACCTGATACCCCATTATTCCATGATACTTCAATGTGTGTTCTTAAGTACAAGACCACCCTCCCATATAACCACAATATGACCATCAAAACCAGGGAAtgtggctgggcgtgatggctcatgcctgtaatcccagcggtttgggaggctgaggtgggagggtcatgtaagaccagcttgggcaacagtgagaccttgtatctacaaaaagtaaaaaaataagctggatgtggtggtgtgtgcctgaagtcccaactactggggaggctgaggcaggaggattgcttgagcccaggaggttgaggttataATTAtgtgtgatcatgccactatactccagtccaggcaacagagtaagaccctgtctcaaacaaaacaggaaataatCCCATATTATCATCCAATCCAAGTTTTGTTTATATTCCAACAATGGCGCAAGAATCCAATCCAGGATTGTGTTGCATGTAGTTGTCATGTTTCTTTAGCCTCCTGCTGATTCCTCAGCTTCTCCTTGTCTTTCATGATGTGAATTTTATATAGAGATAGTCTGTCTACCTCTGGATATATCTACACAGTTATGTCAAAAACTATGAATGTCTAAGAATGTCTCTGCAGTCTTAACAGCACTGAGTTCATCCtggctctcccccttcccctatgTATAAATCACATCTCCACCAGTCCCATTAActtcaatatattatatttacttattttcccaAATCTTTTCTGTGCAATCAAACTCTATAAGGCTTCAATAGGGAGcaggggaaaggaaaaaggagacaGCAATGCTTTAAAGCAGATTTGATCAAACTAAGATCTTTTGACCTTCCCTATCTCACCCATCTTTGGGAGTGTGAGTTTTGAGGAATGATTGAAGGGAGTAGATGTTATTTAATATAGTGGTTCTTAACtttggctgcatattagaatcatctgggagCCATTTTCAAATACCCATGCTCAATCTACACCCCAGATCAATTAGTCTCCAGGGATGAAACCTAGTCATCAATATTTTTATAACCCCCACAACCCAGGGTGATTCCATTGTCACCCAAGGTTAAGAACTAACAAAGCAGGCTTCTACTTTCATGAAGTAGTTTATCATAGATCATTGACTCAAATGGTGTTTTTCAAAAGTAGTGTATTGATAAATAGAGGATAATGTTAATTCTGGAAATGTTTGTGATGCAGGGCAGGCAAGCCTCAAACTTGGGGCTTAGCCCAGGAGGGTTCTttgcttcacccaggaaagaattcaagggtgagctaGTGGTGTTAAACAACAGTCCTTTGGTAAATAGTATTGccccttgcagagcagggctaatTCATACACGGTGTGCCCAGAGTTGGCAAAGTATTGGCTCTTGGTAACTGCATTTATACCCAGTTAAACTCACTTTCagttacatgcaaattaaggggagCCTCAATACAAATTCAGGGGCAGATTATTTAGAACTTTCTAGGAAAtgggtggtaacttctgggtcattgccatggaaaggggcggTAATTTCCAggttgttgccatggcatttgtaactGTCATGGCATTATGGGAGTGGCTTATGCTAATTGAACAATGAAGACAGCTGAGGATCTCTCTTCTTGATATCTCCTTGTCCCTGCTGGTTTCTTCACTTTTTACTGCCTGGACGAGATCCTGTTCTGGTCAGCAGGGTTGTGACCAGAAAACAAGTTCTGTTGGTCTCCTACCGCAGTTGCAAGAAACTCAAAACTCCATTTTAAACTTTAAACCTTATAGTATCTTCTGTTTGAGTATTTAACAAGCATTTGTTTTCCCTTGAAAACGTATCCAGCCAAGACCTTATGAAGACTGTGAGCTAAAATTAAGGTATTTTACTTGCCTGGAAACAGTACTTCTCAAATGTTAATGTGCATACAAGTGACTTGAGTATCTcgttaaaatgtagatttagaTTGTGTCTCGTTGGTGAGGtctgagaaacttcatttctATAAAGTGATGTCAAAGTTACTGGTCTGGGGACCATGTTTTGGTGGCAATTTGCAAGACCCCAGAGTTTCTACCCTAATGATTTATTCAATGACTCTTAGAGGTGTTATCAATCTGTTTTTAAAGCCAGGGACTTTGCCCAGGGGaaaaatacatgcatacacacacatacacacacacacacacacacacacaccccatgcaTACAATTTCAGAGCAATTGTGCATTCATTCAGTGAATACCTATTTAATGCACACGAAGTATCTTTCCGGGTGCTAATGACAGAGTGGGAACAAGATAGCAAAGAGGCCTGCCTTGTGGAGCTTTCGTTATAGTGTTGGTTGGAAGACAAACTAACTAAATAAAGCAGGCATGCCAGCTATGATACACGCCTTAGGACAGTGTACTGCAGCCACGTGATACAGGGATTGGGTGGAGGAAGGTTTGAAGTGGCTCTTTTAAATTGTTCTGTCTATGGAGGCATCTTGGCCAGGAACCTGAATGCTAGTATTTGGGGAAAAGCATCCTAGGCAGTAAGTTCGGTGCACCTGAAGCAGAAATGAGTTTAGTGTTTTCAAAAGATAGACAGAACTAGTATGGGAGGAACAGAGCGAGTGGAGGAGAGAGCAAGAGGTGAAATCCCAGAGGTAGAGGGGCCTGATCCTACAGGAGCTTGTAGGCCATGACAAGGAGACTGCCTGCACTTGATCGAGCCCATGCTTAGATCTTAAAGGAGCCATGGCCTCCATTTAAGAACTCCAGACAGAGAATCTAATTTAGGGACTGAAGGGGAAAAATGTCATTTAGGGATTAAATGTTTGGAGAATACATCTGAAAATCTAGAGGAACGAGTATGAAAACTGGGGCCAGAACCCTTACTGAACCCCCAGTGGCCCCGGTGTCTTTGGCATAACTGCCAGACACAGCTACTTGCTGAATTATTGCAAGTTCAAATTCCTATTTGCATGCAATTTTACCAAGAAGCCTCTAGTTTCTGTCCTGTCTCTGACACTTCAGAATGCCAGAACACCACAAGCTTTCCCAGGCTGCATTCAGAAGGCTTGGATATCTCATTACTTTATTTCTTCACCTTCACACATCCAATAATGGCTTCATGTTAGCATTAGCTTGATTTTCTAAGTTGTGATAGCTTGAATGTCACATTTTGCTTTTcgtttttaatcattttattctgcttttggGAGCCTGTATATGCTCCCCAATGGGGAGTTTTTGCAGTCCCCATTTTCTTCAAGTGCCTCTTAAATGACAACTGTCTTTTAACTCTCCTATGCTGAGGGCTGGTTTGAGACTGGAACAGTCCATAAAACAGCCGCGCAATCAGGATTAAGAAGATTTAATCAATGCTTTAGTTTTCCCAGAAATTTAGACCTTTAGATTGATTACAGGGGAAAAATTGGAAAGGCATTCTGCTTTCAAAAATAATATCGAATTCAATCGTACCTTGTtgtgaaacaggaaataaatgatttattctAATTTGTCAATTCTAAGTTGAGAACGATGAATTGAAATAGCATTGAACCATGATCCCTCTGGTAACCTTCAGATAGGATGGTTCAAAATGACCACTTTaggacaggtgcggtggctcatgcctgtaatcccagcattctgggaggctgaggagggcggatcacttgaggtcaggagtttgagaccaggctggccaatatggtgaaaccctgtctctactaaaaatacaaaaattagctgggcatggtggtgcacacctgccatcccagctactcgggaggctgaggcagcagaattgcttgaaccctggaggcggagggtgcagtgagccgagattgcaccagtgcactccatcctgggtgacagagcaatactctatctcaaaaaaaaaaaaaaaaaaaaagcaacaaaaaacaaaaagaccacTCTGGCAtttgctgtgcctcagtttccttgtctataatgAAGGTATTGAATAAAACAAACTTTCCAATCAGGACCAGCTATATAAAAGATCCTCCCCTGaaagtcacacacacatacacacacagccacacatatccacaccaaaactcttttacatacacacacagatgcactcGAAGCAATATAACtctatcacacacacatatacaccccccaaaaaatctttttattatattttgctttACCGATTTATCCCTTGGAAAATTGTTTTGCACAAAACTATTTAGTAAGTTAAATTCTTGTCCCTAATTTTATGACGTTACAactttggggttgggggagaaggcACTGCTCTGAAGTGACATCATCAACCAAGGTGGAGAGGGCATCCTGACAGGGATCTCTATTCTAGAAGCAATGGATAAGAACAGGGGAAGGGCCAAATTATGGGAGAGATGCCAGCCTCAAACACCCTATAAAAAGCAGTAACTTACTGTCCGTCTCTTCTAATAGAAAGCAACACTTGGggccaaaatctttttttttttttaatttactgctATATCTTTAGTGCCCAGAACAATACCTGgcacagtaagtgctcagtaaatatttgctgaatagatGGAGCTAGGGACTGGCGGTTCCACTTTGGTGCCTCTAGGAGTGCTTCTCTCGCCATGGGAAACATGCTCAGAAGCAGGAAGTTCCGGGTAACATAAACTTGTAACTTCACTCTCTTCTCTTTGATCTGCCACCCTTGAGCATTTGAGACTGAATTGCAAAAGTCTTAGAGAGAAGAGGTAGGGGAAAGATTGACCTATTTTTCCCAACCCACCCATCTCTTTCCCCACTGGTAGGGTCTAAATGTGGCATCAACTAGTATGTTGGAATTCATCTCTGGCCTGGGACAGACATGCCTTCTAAGAATCCTATCATGAAAGATTTGTAAACATAAGAATGCTTCATTTATCTATTATGTAAATCCAGATTTATTAATTGAATTTGTTTAAATCCAATTATTTGTGCTATAGATCTCACATTTTCAATAAATTCCTACAGCTAGTATGTCTTTGCTCATAAGCTGAAAGAAAATTAGGGgtgaattaaaactaaaaatagtttGAAATTCTCATAGTCCTCTCAACAAAGCCCTACTGATTGATACAATAGACCACTGCTAAAGCGGCTTTAACAATAGTGGACCATTTTGGATATTATCTGTGTGTAGAAAGACACAGAGTTTGACTCTGTTTGGAAAATCAGACGCTAAATAGCCCCTGAAGCCGAGTAGCCTGTTATGAAAACAGAGGGATGGGAGGCCCTTCTAATTGGCCAGTGTATTTACCCAGAGGTCTGGCTTTCACATAAAAGGCAGGAACCACTGAAGTCAGTCCCTGCTTCCAGTCAGAGTTCaagttaaaacagaaaaaaggaagatgGCAAGAATATTGTTACTTTTCCTCCCGGGTCTTGTGGCTGTATGTGCTGTGCATGGAATATTTATGGACCGTCTAGCTTCCAAGAAGCTCTGTGCAGATGATGAGTGTGTCTGTAAGGACGTTTTTATGCTTTTCATTATCTTTCTATTACATAATTGAAAATATATCCACTAATAGCATAAAATCGAATTGTACTTTGAAGTGAATCTTCTCCAATGTGTATGTTATCAGCTTTGTTTC
The Pongo pygmaeus isolate AG05252 chromosome 21, NHGRI_mPonPyg2-v2.0_pri, whole genome shotgun sequence DNA segment above includes these coding regions:
- the SNRPB2 gene encoding U2 small nuclear ribonucleoprotein B''; translated protein: MDIRPNHTIYINNMNDKIKKEELKRSLYALFSQFGHVVDIVALKTMKMRGQAFVIFKELGSSTNALRQLQGFPFYGKPMRIQYAKTDSDIISKMRGTFADKEKKKEKKKAKTVEQTATTTSKKPGQGTPNSANTQGNSTPNPQVPDYPPNYILFLNNLPEETNEMMLSMLFNQFPGFKEVRLVPGRHDIAFVEFENDGQAGAARDALQGFKITPSHAMKITYAKK